The stretch of DNA ttaatttacaacTCTACATGAAATAGaaggtaattttataatattaaaatttaatttcaatagAGTAAtcaatgtataaaatttttatagcGATGGAGTTGTGATTTCATCAATGGCATGTACGTAGTAGTTGGTGTTATGTAGTTTCGGCTTTCTAATGGGCTAAAAGGAGGAAAGTATACTAGTCTCTAACCCTCCCCAAGATGACCTTAGTAATTATATCTGCGTATTTCATGTTTTGTGTGAaaagcctttttattttttccaaagaagCAAACAAATGTGACTTACAAATATCTAAGATGAGCTATAGAGATAACATTTAGATACTACATATACTAGTACTACTTGCAgtttaatttgaagatgaagcaTGAGTGCAGTATTTTCAAGCTCAAAGGCCAACAAGCTGAACATATTTAGTGTCGATGATATCGATTGTAGACCCTAATGCAGATGCTTGTAAACTCGAATCTTATAATTCAGGCCGAAGATATAGAAATCCTAATTGATGGGGATACTTGTTCTACATCAtttgttatttaagttaaatcTACAAAACTTTAACATTTCACGGTCCTCTTAAATGTACCTTGTATGCAAGAAATACATGTACTTGCCAATGGGACTTTTTATTTGATCGGGGATATGATATCCTGTTTGCATCCATGAGTCTTCTATGTACATATGGGCTTCTTGTAAAGTAGGGTGGTGTCGTCTGAGCCTTTTAAAAATCATTGCTTCCCGATTGATTGTGTTATGTCTCCCAATATTTACAAAGACACTTCTGTATTTTTCTAGATTCTTACTATCAATCAAGAGACTGGGATTGCAAGCCCTGAGATATGTGAAATTCTCAAGGCATTCAGGTCAGACACAGTCTTGCGTCCAACTCAAAAATGGAAGGGAAAGGTGACTCCTAATTCCCAGACTTCCAACTATATTATTCCGTCTCAGATTATTCACAAATAGCATGTTAAATGATTCTTAAAGTCTACTTTGGTTTGAGTATAGTCTGGAAGGACTCTCTTAACTGTAgctgaagggaaagaaaaaggtCATTGAAGTGggaaattatatttatgttcTCAGAAAGGTTTCCTCTGCTAATTAAGCAGTAGGTTGAACTCTTTAAATTATCTTCTTGAAATTCCAATATTATAACAGAATAAAAAAGGCTGGGCATTTTGTTCCATTTATAACCCCATTTTAAACGTAGAAAATGATTTGCCTACaacatttttacaattattttataactctatatgaaattaaagacagtttatgtatttttagaAAACTTGAAAGTTTTGAGCCAGTGTTATGGCGTTGTTGTTTatgtatttctaattaattggaCTAGGCTACAGGATCCTTTTATGCCAGTCAAAATCTCTATTACCCATTGCCACCGTACTGATCCATATAAGGTACGTACGCACCTTCTCATTCTACTAGATAATTATCCACCAACTCCCCATTTGAGCTTCTTGTCCTGTAATCCTCTTGTTTTGATCATTCCACATACTATCCATCTTTATCATAGCTTGACCCCTGGTGACAATTCTCATGTCCCACGGAAGATTACTTGGAGTCCTGCGTTGGGGAAATTCTTACTTGCGATTAGCCGAGATTCGTTTCTGAAAACTTCCGTCACGTTATTTTCTTGGGTAATGCTTAATATTACTTAATCtagtttgtaataatttatgcatttaatttacttaataaaaattgagaGATAATGCCACTTCTACAATTATAGAAATGATGTTACAAAATGACTTGACATatgttaaattaaaactaatttgAAATTTCACAAAGTAGATGATAGTCCACGCAACATATTGTCATATAGGCTTATGGTAGCGATCAACTATTTGACAATGTAACCAATGCATCCAATCTAGAGCTATTTTTAGCCATTCTAATCTTTTCAATTTCCTCACATTAAGAATGAAAAGCTCTTGTATCATATAAGTCGTCAACAATGGTATGAAATTCTAAGTTAAATTATTTCGTatgtaaaatacaaaaaaaagttgCATATACATATTAATTTAGATGCTATAATTTGGGTACTATTGGATAGCATGTTCGAAAAATCAAGTTAGGCATGTCTTTTGGAAGACTAGACTTACGAGCAATTCTGCCATATCCATGCACTCCCCAATCTTTGCCATAGGAGTTTTTTATAATCCAGTaatttttgtcttctttctcaTCATAACCAAATCCAACTATAAGGATTGCAtgtttataagttttctttgtTCCTTGGAGAATTAAATCGAGTTCATCGGATCCTTCATATATACCCTATCAAACAGTAACATAAAAAATGGTAAGTAataatcattatattattattagtatgtatgcccaattaaaaattaataatacttacGCCTTCAAGTTCTTTGAATTCATTGGTTATTATCACACCAGCTGCTACTGGTTGTTCTTTCACTCTCATAAGAAGCTCACTTTCATTCTCATGATCTACCTTTTTGACATCAACAATCTTCACAGCAAAAGCTTTCTAGATGAAGAGCCAAGATAAGAATAAGTTAAGTAGatcacacacaaatatatatagagagagagagacagagatgagagagtgagagagaggagaaatttaaatttatataaccTGTTCTTCAGTCTTGTGTCGACAACGACATTTACGTGCTTTGAATGGGTATTCTTCCTCCTTCCTAATCCCATAAGTTCTAATCCATTCCAAAGCTTTTTTTATGGAATAtgtgtaacattttttttctccttccttGCAACAGTCAAGCAACTCTTGGGAAGAAAGTTCGAGAAGATCTTTATTTGGGTTTTTGGCTTTAAGACCTGCTGCAACAGCCTCAGCAGCTACTATCGCCCAACACATATCTAAGcagaaaattatatacttaatttcttgacaatataaatgaaattataattctGCATCTTAttgtttacaaaattctaaGAAATTATTAGTGTCTAATATCTTTACGTGCTAAGttaaataatatagttatatttatataagtgaAACAATCTTATTCCCAATGGAGGCTTGAATCAATGGTTTAATCATTAACATTATTAGTAAGCGGAGAAACAACCATGTACAAACAACAAGCCAATCCCAAGAAAGTGAATTAATTACAATACTTAAAAGAACACCACTAAGCCTAAGATAACAATACAAGGCATGTCAATGCTACTCAAGGTACAACAATGCATTCAAACAATAGGCCGCAAATAACACATTTGCTTagaggtttttatttttttccccatcAGCCTCATACAAGCAACTATGATAAATACAAATATGAGTAACTCAATTaacaatactaatatttcaaatataattttatacattacatGATATCAATCTATACCAAGAAAAACATGGGTTTAAAGAAGCTAAGGTCTTAAGACATGATAAATAGACATAGTGATAAATGATATATGATTAAAGAACTTTGTATCACTTACTGCAATCCTTTTGATGTTTAACTAGATTCAAGGTTCCACCATTGCGAATACGCCAATCCCAAAAAGTGGGAAATTTTTTAGGCAATTGATCATCCTGATTACAAGTCAATTATAATacatcagaatatatatatagatgaaggtgtaaaataaaaattacaaactcatattttcaaataatattttgcaTACATTGCATTATTTATAActcgttattattatttttcttttttgacaaaaaacatagaagaagaagaagaaagaaatatacGACAAACATCATGCAAAATGTAAGTACACAGAAAGTAAACCAAACATTTCTCTATAGAATATCGCCCATGCACGATGGAAGTAATAACTTAAGCTGAGTTGTATACTTATATTTTAGGCTTTGCTTTTCACTATATCGAAATAAAGGGAATCAAACGACGTTTGATTTACAGCTGTTTCTAAACTAGAACTTAGACTACCGCTGCCATGTTATGCAGCTTGAAAGTAAGTTggagtttataaatattttacaaacatATGTTAATGTCTCAGTGAGTGGAATCGCAATCGGATTCTCTCACATACATGCAACGGGTTCCTTTATTTTTGTCGTTGGTCTACTTCaagctctctcttttttctttttctttttagttggAGTAATTGACAATTGTAATGTAATTGGACTTGTTGTTAATTTTAGCTCGGATTTTCCCTTTTTAATTTCCACGTCTGGTCCTAGATTAATTTTAGATCGTTAAATGCATAAAACTATATATCCCGCTCTCGTACTGGTCTATTATTCATTTACTTTAAATATTAGGCGGTTTCATCATgagaaatgctatatatatgtacacacattttaagtttataatataataagtaCACCTTTTtttgatcatttaaaaaaaaaaaaaaggattgcaataaatataagaaatgaagTCAGCGACGACTAATCACGTATCTCATTTAAGGTCAAATTcacaatataaattttagattctAATCAACAAGTCTTACTGCAACTTTTAAGAATCTATAAGGTGACCTCAAATGTCATTCAATAAACTCAATTTACGACTTCAGGATTTCATATGAATTTCTTGTACTTAACAACAACATATGAGATACCAAtccttattttttcattaagggtaaaACGATTAGGGCCTTTGCCCCCAAAGGCAATCACACCAATCTTTATGTGAGATaccaatctttattttttaatgacttgTCTAAATCGCATcataaactcattttatcaaGTAAGTCATATTTACCCCTTAACAAAATCTTAACTTGCAACTCTCATGATCAAACCATAATAGAAATACCAAATAATATAGGCAAAACTAAATTCTTTGGTATTGtccatctcattaattatcTATAGATTTTGAACAAGAGctcataaaagttgtttttcttatcCATAGTCTCACAAAACATGAAATCTTAGCTACTTTTCACAAACTCATATTCACTATCTCACagtatgaaaaatcattttttaggtgataattaattaactaaaacaaCTAGATCATCATTTCTCTTAGGAGgacattttttaagattatcaACAGGGTTCAAAGAACCCCATTTTATTTACTAGgttgctaataaaaaaaaatgactaggTACATTGGATATCTTTAAATAGATGGTTCATTTAGGCAGCATGTAAGTAGTACCAGCAACAttcatttgttatttttttgtacCAAAAAAGTTCAAGCAACAATTATGCGTTTAAAATACTTCACAcctaaatatcacaaaaaactAACCATCAAATTCTCCTGCAAAAATCAACTATTTGACTCTTTAAAGAAAAGTTACAATAAATATGCAATCAATGGTTATCTAAATACACCTCAATTAGTGCCAAGAGATGGATCTATACCTCTATCAACTTCATTTTTCCTTTATCAATCAGATCAACAACTCAAGGTTGGATCATATAAGAGAAGTCAATATAAAATCCTATATTGGGATTCCTACTATGTGAATTCAGTACCTTTAACAGagccatattataaatattctctTCTAATCTCTAAACGACGAGAGAATACTGATATATAACTTTCACACTATTTATGAGAATCTTCATATTCAATAACTTTTGGGAGTCACTATCACTAGTGGTACACCATCACTCAAATGTATACACACACTAGTTGTTAAATTCCTCTCACTATTTTCAacaatcttttataaaaaaaaaatttaaaaatattaatattaaggtaatgtggaatgaaaCTAAGGTAATATGGAATGAAACgttaattccaaaaaataagtGTTACTCAAATCCACAATTTCCCACCCTCGCTAAAAATACAAGTAGTTTTCCTGACTCAACCGAAAAATAATCAAGCTTAGATCCTCtagatttttaatagaatttacaTTTGTATAAAATAGTCACTCAGCCTTTTTCAAAAGCGAATAAATTCGAGCTAAGGAtgacaaattagaattaaagcCGCAACCCCATATTACATCAACCTaagtgtgatgtaacaactGTTTTGCGCCATAATTGATTTATAATTCAATTCTCAGCTAGTCATTAAATTGCGagataattattctcatcatataactcataaGATTgcgattttgaaaaaaaaaatattttaactgaaagtatatattttccttaaaaaaaacttttgaatcacatttatatgatgaaacaattttttttatttcttgtcctTAGTGAGCATATATAGGAACGTTAACATAGAAAATTCTCATATTGTCTTTTCTCATTGACTCTACTAAATAAAGAAGAGGGATCTCATTAATGAGAAAAACTTCAATTTCTCAAGCTTCACACCCATGATACTTTGCGTTACAAGATTATAATACTCAAACTCAAATATAAGAGCAATTAATCTTTGcgttacaaaaaaataacatgCAACTTCTATTATTACCCACAAgattttcaaaggaaaaaaagtggTTTAGCTCTATCTTATAGATGATCCCTTTACCTACTACGAACATTGTAGTGCATACATCTTACGCACACTTTCAATTTTGCTCTAGACGTAGAggtttatataataatgatggtCTAAGACTATCGAACACCAATAATAATCTTCATTCGTTTCCAACTATTActcatggaggagattaatgTGACAATAAAATGGTATACACAATCTCTAAGCTTTCTTTTTGGTTATCTCAAACTTACTAACTTATGCGCATTTAATTGCACACACGTTTAAGAAATTTGCCACGTTAATCTAAGtcagaacaaaaaataattaatacacgtTGCAAGATCGAAGAATCGCTAAGCTTCTTAATCATCTCTTGCCCTACaatgtctaattattaatttctaacttaattttcgCACAAATTTATATCGTATATGAGATTAGTTTTATATCAATCTCGACTATACTCTCACTAAAATAAGCAATCTACCAAGTTAGtcacatgcaaaaaataatttcttccttGATCGAAGAAATCAGTTTGAGTTAATCATAAGCATGGACTAATCAAAACTCGGACTACTTAATCCTTCATTTTAAcacattctaaaagaaaatttatagaCTACTTTCTAAAATTAGCCTAACAAATACAAGTGATCAAATAAGCTCATAATATGACATGTACAcacaatacatgtacaaaaacTTTGTCACATTTTGTCtaaatattattaacaaaaataataatctaagtaatttataacataaaataaagtatCTAACAAATGTTACAGAAAGATCTAATAATATCATGGCATGTATGTGTTTAATAAATTCACGCAAAAACAtacatagaaaaaataaatattttataccaCAATTACATGTTGAATTAATAAATAACAGAAACAAACACATTAATAATAAGCTCTAACCCAATGGTTAAATTTAAAACCTTGTGTGTGGGGTCTTGGATTTAAAATACCACCTTGTCAAAAAATACTTGTGCCATTGATTTTGGACAATTAGTGGGCCGCACCCTCTTAGGCACCCAACTGCATAGCACGCTTGTGCCTACCGGGCTCACGGCCCAAATCGCCCAGTGAcctattttctttgaaaaatgtgtttttgcattataaaaacaagaaaatggtAAGGgctaaattaaaacaaaactcattagGCTGATATTGAACTAAGTTAAAAGagtttagatgataaaatattattagaatattattttttaatattattattttaagatttgaaaaaattgaattatttattatattttgtattgaaatttaaaaaaattgtaataataagttgagataagattaggaaccaaacgaagcttaactcattattataattttttcaaatttcaacacaaaatataataaacaattcaatcttttcaaatctcaaaataataataatattaaaaaataatattttaacaatattttatcaattcaactcaactcaactcaatcatcatctcatccaaatgcagcctaaaAATAATTCCATACTAGTTCtcatccaaatgcagcctaaaAGTAATCCCATACTAGTTTTCAGCCCCAACCCGttttttctcaaaagaaaaaaagaactgtTCATTTTCTACCTCCGTAACCTTCCTACGGCTACAGTTCTTCCTGACAAAATTTCCTCCAGCCGCCGCCATGCTCTCAGCCACTGCGCCACCCTTCAAAGCAACCAAACTGTGCATGGTCCCGACGTCTGCTGCTTCAAGGCAGCTATTTAGCACCGGCCTGCTGCAAATCTTTTTTGCTGGCAGCAGATAGCGTTGCGCCGGCCTGGCGCTTGGCTCTGAGCGGCAGAGTCATTCCACCGGCCTGGTGCGCCGCTCTGACCCCAGCAGAGATTTCTTCGTTGGCCTGGGGTGCAACACTGTCCGTAGCGTCTCCATCGTCTGCGAGGTTCGCCTACGACATCACCAGTAGCCGCAGCGTCGAAGGTTTCCTAGGTGCAGGTCGCACCGTACCGCTGCTTCCCCCGGCACTCTGGTGCAGTGCAGATCCCCTTAGGTACAAGCCGCAGAGCACACTGATCTCGTGCGCAGCACTGCGCATGGCAATGCTAGTTTCTGCACCACCCTCGTCGACGGAGAGACGCGGCCCAGAGGAGCGCAACATCACTGGTAGGCGCTTCCGCCACCATGATTTCTTACCCTGCGAAGGTGCCGCCACCTGCAGCAGAGCATGTAGCTCTGCGTGCGGCCCTACACACGGATCTGCCCGCAGAAGAGCAGTCTGCTGCGTGCATGGCTCTGCGCCAATTCCGCCTTTGATGTTCAAGCACCTTACGTGTGCGCTGTAGCCCACCGGCTTGCACAGGACAAAATTTGGCTGAGACGCCATTTTTGTTGTGCACCTGGGCACTGTGCAACACCCAGCAGGTGCGCATAACGACCTCGTCAGCGCATCACCAGTGCGTGTAGTGCCATGGGCAGCACTGACACCGTCATCTCTTGCCCAAGGCATTGCCTGCGGCACTAGTGCCGCCACCTGCAACAGCCCGCCGCACCTAGAAGCTTCCTTCACCTCGTGTGAACGCTACAGCCTCATATGGCACAGCGTCGAGACCTGGAGCGTCTCCATGTGCAggggtgcccctttcttacatatatatatatatatatatatatatatatacacatatatatttaatgcattttacatatgatgaagatgaataCCGAGACAAGTTGAATCATAAAAGAGAGGAGATGAACGCACTAACCATAAGAGAGGAGAGGAAGGATCAAGCAGGCACGGATGAACACAAAATCAAGAATCAGGGCCGGTCACGCGTATATACGTTCATAGAATGAGAATGAGGGCTGCATGCTGGCCTCCTTTCCGTACTTAGGAGGGACCACAACCATTCGGACAACTGACACGATAGTGAAGCAGAGCAAGGACTCCGCGAcgcttttataaaaatgtatatgCCAGCAGCGGTGCTATTGTTAATGCTGTGGGTTGGCtgagtaaaacaaaaaaactgttCTGTTTCAAGGTGGTTAGAACAGAGGAGGAGTGTTGAGGTGCAGGTCGTGAGGGGAGGCTTGCGGGTTGGTGTTGGGCGGTGCTGGGGGGGCGTGGGACTACGGTCGTGAAAGGCAGAGGCTTAGTAACTGGCCCTGGCTGCTTCGTAGTACAGGAGCAGTGGCTGCTTGTGCTCGGCGTCTCACGTGGTGCCTCCGCTGCTGCTTTTCGTGAAAAGGGCGGGTGGCTGCGCGCGACGTGGTTTTGGCAGTGGGGCTATCCCACGGTGGTGCAGTGGCAGGCAAGTTGGTAGTGGCCGCGTACGTGAAGAAATGTCTAGCTGTTGAT from Juglans regia cultivar Chandler chromosome 4, Walnut 2.0, whole genome shotgun sequence encodes:
- the LOC118348185 gene encoding cathepsin J-like, whose translation is MCWAIVAAEAVAAGLKAKNPNKDLLELSSQELLDCCKEGEKKCYTYSIKKALEWIRTYGIRKEEEYPFKARKCRCRHKTEEQKAFAVKIVDVKKVDHENESELLMRVKEQPVAAGVIITNEFKELEGGIYEGSDELDLILQGTKKTYKHAILIVGFGYDEKEDKNYWIIKNSYGKDWGVHGYGRIARLAIPVS